A window of Christiangramia forsetii KT0803 contains these coding sequences:
- a CDS encoding co-chaperone GroES, producing the protein MGLNVKPLSDRVVIEPAAAENKTASGIIIPETAKEKPQRGKVVAVGKGTKDHEMTVKEGDMVLYGKYAGTELKLEGTDYLIMREDDILAIV; encoded by the coding sequence ATGGGACTAAACGTTAAGCCACTTTCAGATAGGGTTGTTATTGAACCTGCTGCTGCAGAAAACAAAACTGCCTCTGGTATTATTATTCCTGAAACTGCTAAAGAGAAACCTCAAAGAGGTAAAGTAGTAGCTGTTGGTAAGGGAACCAAAGATCACGAAATGACCGTTAAAGAAGGTGATATGGTGCTTTATGGAAAATATGCCGGTACTGAGCTAAAGCTGGAAGGTACAGACTACCTTATAATGAGGGAAGATGATATACTTGCAATCGTATAA
- a CDS encoding LptE family protein translates to MKKLFFIFCSILLLSLQACGIYSFTGADTGKAETFQVNFFQNNADLVEPGIDRAFTNSLQDLILNQTSLSLTNTNGDLIFEGEITQFYISPMSATAQNTAAQNRLTISVNVRYYNTLEPEKDFENRFSFYYDYPAQTQLVGAALETALDEIYNRLTQDIFNAALTDW, encoded by the coding sequence ATGAAGAAACTATTTTTTATTTTTTGCTCCATCTTACTCTTAAGCCTGCAGGCTTGCGGTATTTACTCCTTTACCGGGGCAGATACAGGTAAAGCTGAAACTTTCCAGGTAAACTTTTTTCAGAATAATGCTGATCTCGTAGAACCGGGAATAGACAGGGCTTTTACAAATTCATTGCAGGATCTTATATTAAACCAAACAAGTTTAAGTCTTACCAATACTAATGGAGACCTGATTTTTGAGGGGGAGATCACGCAGTTTTATATTTCACCAATGTCTGCAACGGCGCAGAATACAGCAGCACAGAACAGGTTAACCATTTCTGTAAATGTTAGATACTACAATACTTTGGAACCGGAGAAAGACTTTGAAAATCGTTTTTCATTCTATTATGATTATCCGGCTCAGACGCAATTAGTAGGTGCAGCCCTGGAGACGGCGCTTGATGAGATTTATAACAGGTTGACCCAGGATATTTTTAATGCGGCATTGACCGACTGGTAA
- the groL gene encoding chaperonin GroEL (60 kDa chaperone family; promotes refolding of misfolded polypeptides especially under stressful conditions; forms two stacked rings of heptamers to form a barrel-shaped 14mer; ends can be capped by GroES; misfolded proteins enter the barrel where they are refolded when GroES binds): MAKDIKFDIQARNGIKRGVDALANAVKVTLGPKGRNVIISKSFGAPTVTKDGVTVAKEIELEDPLENMGAQMVKEVASKTNDLAGDGTTTATVLAQAIVQEGLKNVAAGANPMDLKRGIDKAVEALTADLAKQTKEVGDSSEKIKQVASISANNDDMIGDLIAQAFGKVGKEGVITVEEAKGTETHVDVVEGMQFDRGYLSPYFVTNSEKMTADLEDPYILLFDKKISSMKDLLPVLEPVAQSGKPLLIIAEDVDGEALATLVVNKLRGSLKIAAVKAPGFGDRRKAMLEDIAILTGGTVISEERGFSLENATIDMLGTAEKVAIDKDNTTVVNGAGDDKAIKERVNQIKAQIESTTSDYDREKLQERLAKLAGGVAVLYVGAASEVEMKEKKDRVDDALHATRAAVEEGIVAGGGVALIRAQVVLSKIKTENPDEATGVKIVSKAIESPLRTIVENAGGEGSVVINKVLEGKKDFGYDAKTETYVDMLKAGIIDPKKVTRVALENAASVAGMILTTECALTDIPEDNAGGGGMPQGMGGGMPGMM, encoded by the coding sequence ATGGCAAAAGATATAAAATTTGACATCCAGGCCCGTAACGGGATTAAACGTGGAGTAGATGCATTGGCCAATGCTGTAAAAGTAACCTTAGGACCTAAAGGGCGTAATGTTATTATCAGTAAGTCTTTTGGTGCACCAACCGTAACTAAAGATGGTGTAACTGTAGCAAAAGAGATCGAACTTGAAGATCCTCTAGAAAATATGGGAGCTCAAATGGTAAAAGAAGTTGCTTCTAAAACCAACGATCTTGCTGGTGATGGTACTACTACTGCAACTGTGCTTGCTCAGGCAATCGTACAGGAAGGTTTGAAGAACGTTGCTGCAGGTGCAAACCCGATGGATCTTAAAAGAGGAATCGATAAAGCTGTAGAAGCACTTACTGCAGATCTTGCAAAACAAACTAAAGAAGTTGGTGATTCTTCAGAAAAAATTAAGCAGGTAGCTTCTATTTCTGCCAACAACGATGATATGATCGGTGATTTGATCGCTCAGGCATTCGGAAAAGTTGGAAAAGAAGGAGTTATTACTGTTGAAGAAGCAAAAGGTACTGAAACGCATGTAGATGTTGTGGAAGGGATGCAGTTTGATAGAGGTTATCTTTCTCCATATTTCGTTACGAATTCAGAGAAAATGACAGCAGATCTTGAAGATCCTTATATCCTTCTTTTTGATAAGAAGATTTCTTCAATGAAAGATCTACTTCCGGTACTGGAGCCAGTAGCTCAATCTGGAAAACCATTATTGATCATTGCTGAAGATGTTGACGGAGAAGCACTTGCTACGCTGGTTGTAAATAAACTTCGTGGATCACTTAAAATTGCAGCTGTAAAAGCTCCAGGTTTTGGTGACCGTAGAAAAGCAATGTTAGAAGATATCGCTATTCTCACAGGAGGAACTGTAATTTCTGAAGAAAGAGGTTTCTCTCTTGAGAACGCAACGATAGATATGTTGGGTACTGCTGAAAAAGTAGCTATTGATAAAGATAATACTACTGTAGTAAATGGAGCTGGAGATGATAAGGCGATCAAAGAACGTGTGAACCAGATCAAAGCTCAGATAGAGTCTACTACTTCAGATTATGATAGAGAGAAGCTACAGGAGCGTCTTGCTAAATTAGCAGGTGGTGTTGCCGTACTTTATGTAGGTGCAGCTTCAGAAGTTGAAATGAAAGAGAAGAAAGACCGTGTAGATGATGCACTTCATGCAACCAGAGCGGCTGTAGAAGAAGGTATTGTTGCCGGTGGTGGTGTTGCTTTAATTAGAGCTCAGGTTGTACTTAGCAAGATCAAAACTGAAAATCCTGATGAAGCTACCGGAGTTAAAATTGTCTCTAAAGCAATTGAATCTCCATTAAGAACCATTGTTGAAAATGCTGGAGGAGAAGGTTCTGTAGTGATCAATAAAGTTCTTGAAGGTAAAAAAGACTTTGGTTATGATGCGAAGACTGAAACATATGTAGATATGCTGAAGGCTGGTATTATAGATCCTAAGAAAGTAACCAGAGTAGCACTTGAAAATGCTGCATCTGTTGCCGGAATGATCCTTACTACCGAGTGTGCACTGACCGATATTCCAGAAGATAATGCTGGTGGAGGCGGAATGCCACAAGGTATGGGTGGCGGAATGCCAGGAATGATGTAG
- the miaB gene encoding tRNA (N6-isopentenyl adenosine(37)-C2)-methylthiotransferase MiaB: MEKIIDEKKQGNSLVLEPKAKNTRKLFIESYGCAMNFSDSEIVASILSKEGFNTTQNLEEADLVLVNTCSIREKAEQTVRKRLEKYNAVKRINPGMKVGVLGCMAERLKDKFLEEEKIVDLVVGPDAYKDLPNLINEVEEGRDAINVILSKEETYGDISPVRLQSNGVSAFVSITRGCDNMCTFCVVPFTRGRERSRDPQSIVEEVNDLAAKGYKEITLLGQNVDSYLWYGGGLKKDFKNATEIQKATATNFAALLKLVAEAQPKMRIRFSTSNPQDMTLDVIEAMAAYRNICNYIHLPVQSGSDRILKKMNRLHTREEYFTLIDNIKKMIPNCGISHDLITGFPTETEEDHQDTLSLMEYVKYDFGYMFTYSERPGTTAERKLEDDIPEETKKRRLQEIVDLQQKHSKQNTNSVIGTTVEVLIEKESKKSNKHWSGRNERNTVTVFSKENYQIGDFVKVKIHDCTSATLIGEPIGLSDNN, encoded by the coding sequence ATGGAGAAGATAATAGACGAGAAGAAGCAGGGAAACTCTTTGGTATTGGAGCCTAAGGCGAAGAACACCCGTAAACTTTTTATTGAAAGTTATGGCTGTGCAATGAATTTTAGCGATAGCGAGATAGTGGCCTCTATTCTTTCAAAAGAAGGTTTTAATACAACACAAAACCTGGAAGAAGCAGATCTTGTTTTGGTAAATACCTGTTCTATAAGGGAGAAGGCTGAACAAACTGTACGCAAGCGTTTAGAAAAATATAATGCTGTAAAGAGAATCAATCCTGGAATGAAGGTAGGTGTTCTTGGTTGTATGGCTGAGCGTTTGAAAGATAAATTTTTGGAAGAAGAAAAGATCGTGGACCTTGTTGTAGGTCCAGACGCCTATAAAGATCTTCCTAATCTTATAAATGAGGTAGAAGAAGGCCGGGATGCTATTAATGTGATTTTAAGTAAGGAAGAGACTTACGGAGATATTTCACCGGTAAGATTACAGAGCAACGGAGTTTCGGCATTCGTGTCTATTACCCGTGGATGTGATAATATGTGTACTTTTTGTGTAGTTCCTTTTACAAGAGGGCGTGAAAGAAGCCGGGATCCCCAAAGTATTGTGGAGGAGGTAAATGATCTTGCAGCTAAAGGATACAAAGAGATTACGCTTTTGGGTCAGAATGTAGATAGTTATCTATGGTATGGCGGCGGACTCAAAAAGGATTTCAAAAATGCTACAGAAATTCAGAAAGCTACGGCGACTAATTTTGCCGCGCTTTTAAAACTTGTTGCTGAAGCTCAGCCGAAAATGAGAATTCGCTTTTCTACTTCTAATCCGCAGGATATGACGCTGGATGTAATTGAAGCAATGGCAGCATATAGAAATATTTGTAATTACATTCATTTACCGGTACAGAGTGGAAGCGATCGTATTTTGAAGAAAATGAATCGTCTCCATACGAGGGAAGAATATTTTACCTTGATAGATAATATCAAGAAGATGATCCCTAATTGCGGAATATCTCATGACCTTATCACAGGTTTCCCTACAGAAACTGAAGAAGACCATCAGGATACGCTGTCTCTAATGGAATATGTGAAATATGATTTCGGGTATATGTTTACCTATTCTGAAAGACCAGGAACAACAGCCGAGCGTAAACTTGAAGATGATATTCCTGAAGAGACTAAGAAAAGAAGACTTCAGGAGATTGTAGATCTTCAGCAAAAGCATAGTAAACAAAATACAAATTCAGTAATAGGGACTACGGTTGAAGTATTAATTGAGAAAGAATCTAAAAAATCTAATAAGCATTGGAGTGGTCGAAATGAGCGAAATACGGTGACCGTATTTTCAAAAGAAAACTACCAAATTGGAGATTTTGTGAAAGTCAAAATTCATGATTGTACCAGTGCGACTTTAATAGGGGAGCCAATAGGATTAAGCGATAACAATTAA
- a CDS encoding SRPBCC family protein has product MKELEIKAALQIRKTAQEVFEAIVDPEKMSHYFISESTGKMEEGISVTWKFPEFEDMEVPVRVIKTTAPKLIIFEWEGAKDELLQVKITLEEKPNNSTLVKITEGKMQATEEGIVWYGRNTEGWANFLACLKAYLEFGINLRKGGFDFMESPE; this is encoded by the coding sequence ATGAAAGAACTGGAAATTAAAGCAGCTTTACAGATTAGAAAAACGGCACAGGAGGTTTTTGAAGCAATCGTAGATCCGGAAAAAATGTCTCATTATTTTATTTCCGAAAGCACCGGTAAAATGGAAGAAGGGATCTCTGTAACCTGGAAATTTCCGGAATTTGAAGATATGGAAGTCCCCGTGAGGGTGATTAAAACCACTGCTCCAAAATTGATCATTTTTGAATGGGAAGGAGCTAAAGATGAGTTACTGCAAGTCAAAATTACCTTAGAAGAAAAACCTAATAACTCCACATTAGTAAAAATTACCGAAGGAAAAATGCAGGCTACAGAAGAAGGAATCGTTTGGTATGGGAGAAATACAGAAGGATGGGCAAATTTTCTGGCCTGTTTAAAAGCGTATCTGGAATTCGGGATCAACCTGCGTAAAGGAGGTTTTGATTTTATGGAATCTCCCGAGTAA
- a CDS encoding sigma-54 interaction domain-containing protein: MESVQAIKQRFGIIGDDPKLNRAVEKAIQVAPTDISVLVTGESGVGKESIPKIIHALSHRKHGKYIAVNCGAIPEGTIDSELFGHEKGAFTGATQTRNGYFEVADGGTIFLDEVGELPLPTQVRLLRVLENGEFIKVGSSKVQKTNVRIVAATNINMFESIQKQKFREDLYYRLSTVEINLPPLRDRKDDIHLLFRKFASDFGLKYKMPTIKLEDEAVALLLKYRWGGNIRQLRNIAEQISVLEQSRIITASDLRHYLPDVGSNLPAVISDKKKEGDFSNEREILYKVLFDMKGDLNDLKKLTLKLMQDGDSKQVQDENEGLIEKIYGNSGDDIDEADIDEDELNVLQIPEQNSSASKQEEKDKYYFAEEIEEEETLSLQDKELELIKKSLERHSGKRKAAADELGISERTLYRKIKQYNL; encoded by the coding sequence ATGGAATCAGTTCAGGCAATTAAACAACGTTTTGGAATTATTGGTGATGATCCAAAACTTAACCGTGCGGTTGAAAAAGCGATACAGGTGGCTCCTACAGATATTTCGGTATTGGTAACCGGAGAAAGTGGGGTGGGAAAGGAAAGTATTCCTAAAATTATTCACGCGCTATCACATAGAAAACATGGTAAATATATAGCAGTAAACTGTGGGGCAATTCCGGAAGGCACAATAGATAGTGAGCTTTTTGGTCATGAAAAAGGAGCTTTTACCGGTGCGACTCAAACCAGGAACGGGTATTTTGAAGTTGCAGATGGAGGTACCATCTTTTTAGATGAAGTAGGGGAATTACCGTTGCCTACCCAGGTTAGATTGCTTCGGGTTCTCGAAAATGGCGAATTTATAAAAGTAGGGTCCTCGAAGGTTCAAAAAACGAATGTACGTATTGTGGCGGCTACTAACATTAATATGTTCGAGTCTATTCAAAAGCAGAAATTTCGGGAAGATCTTTATTATCGTTTGAGTACGGTGGAGATCAATCTTCCTCCGCTTCGTGATAGAAAGGATGATATTCATCTGTTATTTAGAAAATTCGCTTCAGATTTTGGCCTTAAATACAAAATGCCAACTATAAAACTGGAAGATGAGGCTGTTGCCCTATTGCTGAAATATCGCTGGGGCGGAAATATCCGTCAGCTTAGAAATATTGCTGAACAGATCTCGGTTTTAGAACAAAGTAGAATTATAACGGCTTCAGATTTGCGACATTATCTTCCGGATGTGGGGAGTAATCTTCCTGCAGTGATTTCAGATAAAAAGAAAGAAGGGGATTTCAGTAATGAGAGGGAAATCCTGTATAAGGTGCTTTTTGATATGAAAGGTGATCTTAATGATCTTAAGAAGTTAACATTGAAACTGATGCAGGATGGCGATAGTAAACAGGTTCAGGATGAAAATGAAGGGCTTATAGAGAAAATTTATGGAAATAGCGGGGATGATATTGATGAAGCCGATATAGATGAAGATGAATTAAACGTACTCCAGATTCCCGAACAAAATTCATCTGCTTCAAAACAGGAAGAAAAAGATAAGTATTATTTTGCTGAAGAAATCGAAGAGGAAGAAACCCTTTCTTTACAGGATAAGGAATTGGAGCTAATTAAGAAATCATTAGAACGACATAGCGGTAAGAGAAAAGCTGCTGCAGATGAACTGGGGATAAGCGAAAGAACGCTCTACAGAAAGATTAAACAATATAATTTGTAG
- a CDS encoding LVIVD repeat-containing protein, whose product MKKLLFLPLLLMFFSFQSCEDDKEANLSNVAVPVTQSIADFRASVKVQEPRTIQESGKIYAWKDYIFINDKNEGVHIIDNTDPFNPQNIKFLKIPRNMDIAIKNEKLYADNGMDLVVFDISNIDKISEVGRVQDVFPNYYATAPEGVSYVDFASFDPSQEVIIGYLIEKRKIEYARDDSPMPEFANGDSGGGTTGTGGSMARFSLNDNYLYVADESSLSAFDISTPSNPIRISNEYIGWQIETIFNYQDHLYLGSSTGMYIYSIENPEKPEKLSFLQHVLGCDPVVVKDNYAYVTIRGGNACGQDLNQLEIVDISDKAQPEVVGTYGMVSPYGLGVKDNWLFVCDGSAGLKIFGIENTPNLEYIDQFNNINTYDVIPLDERLLMVGDNILSQYSYKGNEINLISTFNLN is encoded by the coding sequence ATGAAAAAGCTTCTATTCCTTCCACTCTTATTGATGTTTTTCAGCTTCCAATCTTGCGAAGATGATAAAGAAGCTAATCTTTCAAATGTTGCAGTACCGGTTACACAATCTATCGCAGACTTTAGAGCTTCGGTGAAAGTTCAGGAACCCAGAACGATACAGGAATCAGGAAAAATATATGCCTGGAAAGATTATATTTTCATTAATGATAAAAACGAAGGTGTTCATATTATAGATAACACCGATCCTTTTAATCCCCAAAATATCAAATTTCTCAAAATTCCTAGAAATATGGATATCGCCATAAAGAATGAAAAACTTTATGCCGATAACGGAATGGATCTGGTTGTTTTTGATATAAGCAATATTGATAAAATTTCTGAAGTGGGCAGGGTTCAGGATGTATTCCCTAACTATTACGCAACGGCTCCGGAAGGTGTTAGCTACGTTGATTTTGCAAGTTTTGATCCAAGTCAGGAAGTAATTATTGGTTATTTAATTGAAAAGAGAAAGATTGAGTATGCAAGGGACGATTCCCCTATGCCCGAATTCGCTAATGGAGATAGCGGTGGAGGAACTACCGGAACCGGTGGAAGTATGGCGAGATTTAGCTTAAACGATAATTATTTATATGTTGCCGACGAATCTTCACTTTCGGCTTTTGATATATCAACTCCTTCCAACCCTATCAGGATTAGTAATGAGTATATAGGATGGCAAATAGAAACTATCTTTAATTATCAAGATCATTTATATCTGGGAAGCAGTACCGGAATGTACATTTATAGCATTGAAAATCCCGAAAAACCCGAAAAACTTTCGTTTTTACAGCACGTTCTTGGATGTGATCCTGTTGTAGTTAAAGACAATTATGCCTATGTCACCATACGTGGTGGTAATGCCTGCGGCCAGGATTTGAATCAGCTCGAAATTGTTGATATTTCAGATAAAGCTCAGCCTGAAGTGGTTGGTACCTACGGCATGGTGAGTCCCTATGGACTGGGTGTAAAGGATAATTGGCTCTTTGTATGTGATGGAAGTGCCGGTTTAAAAATATTCGGAATAGAAAACACCCCTAACCTTGAGTATATCGATCAATTCAATAACATTAACACCTATGATGTAATCCCCCTGGATGAGAGATTACTTATGGTTGGGGACAATATACTTTCTCAGTACTCCTATAAGGGAAACGAGATTAATTTAATAAGTACTTTCAATTTAAATTAA
- the secG gene encoding preprotein translocase subunit SecG translates to MSTFTIFLALIIIVAFLLVVVIMVQNPKGGGLSSSFGGGGQQIGGVKKTGDFLDKSTWTLATLLLVLILLSNVTIMDAPAETGTRVFESDEPVNTEAPATQTPAQQPMKTDSTQ, encoded by the coding sequence ATGAGTACATTCACTATATTTTTAGCTTTAATAATTATCGTAGCATTTTTGCTGGTAGTTGTGATTATGGTACAAAATCCTAAAGGAGGAGGGCTTTCTTCATCTTTTGGTGGCGGAGGTCAACAAATTGGAGGAGTAAAAAAGACAGGAGATTTTCTTGATAAAAGTACGTGGACGTTAGCAACATTATTATTGGTGCTAATATTACTTTCTAACGTAACTATTATGGATGCTCCGGCTGAAACTGGAACCAGAGTTTTTGAAAGTGATGAGCCTGTAAATACAGAAGCTCCTGCAACTCAAACTCCGGCACAACAACCAATGAAAACTGACAGTACTCAGTAA